AACTGGATCTACTCCCTCTTTCTGACTCACTAGGGAAATAAACTCCTGCATTGAAAACGCTTGACCGTTTTCACCTTCACGCCCGTGCAAATACTCACCCAGTTCTTGCGGTAACTGAGATGCTAAGTCTTTTGCCTCATCTCCAACGATGCGCTCCCTGATAGTTTCTAGTGTTGCACGTGTTGCACGTTCTGCATCCTCGTGAGAATTCAATTGAGCAATGCTTTGAACGTGTTTTATAAATTCTCCATATTTCATTTTTTACCTCCAATGCTGACTGTGATACTGGTTTCAAGCAGACTGTAATCTTATAAAAATCAATTATTTTTATCTTTGAAGATTTGATGACTATATGAGTAAATTTAGAAAATAGTTAGGAATCATGAGTTGGGTATGAGTTATATCAGCATATCCCAAGTCATAAATCCTAACTCCCTTATCACTCGACCATGAATTCATGACTCTTATTATTACGTTGAAATTACTAGCTTTTCTTCGTTCTTTGGGGATATATGCTTCTTATCTCTAAAGTGATACATTGATGGTTTTATACTTTCTCTCAATACTGCTGAAGTCAAGACTAATATGCCTGGTCATAAACTCTGTGAACGGTTACCTTCAAACAGATCGTCTCTACATATTTGACAATTGTGCCAACAGAGTATAAACGATGAGTATTGAGTTGCATTTAAGTAAATATACTTTTATTTATTTAAGATAAAGGAAGGAGTTATGAGTTAAAGCCTGGAATCTGCTGAAATATTTTCGTGAATTCCAACTTTTTGTGAAGTGACCATATCATAAATATAAAAAATAGGTGTCACTCCTCAGATTCTCTTCATACTAAAGAAAGATCTTGTTGAGTTTTGATTACCTCATAAGTAGTAAATCTTTTGGGTGACTATTCCAGATAGAGAACGCGTTATCGTGAGAATGCACCAAAAAGTAAAAGAGCTATGGCAGAAGAAAAGTCCAATCAAAACTTTGACACAGATGATTTGCCACAAGTTGTCACTGAATCCTACGGAACTGGTGTCAAAGACTTACCAGGGAATAATATTGGCGATCGCAAAAACAAATATGACGATCCAGGTAACGCAGAAGCCAGTCCAAAGTTAACAGGGGGAGATATAGATGCTCGTTGGGATTTAGAAGCAACAGTAGGGGATGAGGGTGTTGGTGGTACAGTCCCCACTCCCGACCAAGACATTGTAGATGACCTTGGCGCTGCTGTTGGCATGGAAATGAATGATAAAGCCAATCTGCGAACAGTAGATATTTTTGAGCAGCGCGATGACCGCCGTTGGGAATTAGATCCCATGTCCTCGGAAGATTATGAACAAAGGGGACAGTGACCAGTGACCAGTGACCAGTGACCAGTGACCAGTGACCAGTGACCAGTGACCAGTTAACAATGAAGTTTGAAATAATTCGGAATTCGGAATTATGAATTTAAAATTCCGAATTCCGAATTTTAAATGAGGGTTTGTGTTTGCTTATTTTCCAATCCTTCTTTAGAGTGATCGAGGCGCAATTCACCCTTAGGTGCAAACCTCATCCAGAAAGGAGTGTCTGAACCAGCAGACCCTTTTGCAGTAGTCACTCCACCATCAGCTAACCATAACGCACCAGTGACATAACTGGCTTCATCAGAAGCAATGAAAGCGTAAACGTTAGCAATTTCTTCTGGTGTACCGCGTCTTGCTAGTGGTGTGGCATCAATGAGGTTTTTTTCCATCTTCGCATTCATTGGACTATCTTCCTTATGTGTCCAAGCGGTATCAATAGCACCAGGACAAACACAGTTAGCGCGAATGCCATATTTAGCTTGCTCTACTGCAACACCAAGCATAAAAGAGTGCATCCAACCTTTTGTACCGCCATAAACCGTGTTATACGCTAAACCGTTATAACCTGCTTCAGAACCAGCTGAAACAATGTTACCGCGAGTTTTGTGCAGATGGGGGAGTGCGTATTTGGTCATCAAAAATGCCGATCGCAAATTCATGCGAATAGTATCATCGAATACTTCAGCAGGATAGTCTTGAAGTTCTGCTGTAGCTAAAAATACACCAGCATTGTTGATTAAGATATCTAACTTACCATAAGCATTAATTGCCGTCTGAACGCAATTTTGGGCGTGAAATTCTTGAGAAACATCTCCAGCATAGGCTATAGCTTTACCACCGTAGTGTCTGATGGAATTAACAACATCCTCAATTGGGTCATCAGGAAGTCCATTGACAACCACTGATGCACCTTCTTTAGCAAATTTATGGGCAATAGCTTCTCCAATACCAGCACCAGCACCTGTAATAATTGCAACTTTTTCTTTTAAACGTCTATCCACGGTTAAATCTCCTAAAAATAGGGAATGGGGAATGGGGAATAGGAATTTAGGTTAAAAAAGTAACAAACTTAGAAGTTAAAACTTAAAAAGTCCTTTTAACTTCTAATTGTCTTTTCCCCACTCCCTACTCCCTACTCACCACTCCCTACAATTGTTCTTCTCTTTGATTTACATACATCTGTCTTCAGTGGGGTTAAACATCAAATTCAACTTTGATAGCTTGGAGCGTGAAAGTTTTTTTGCAATCGGAGTGGATTATGACATTTACTCAAACTAACGATCCTAATGTTCGAGAACACGTTCAAGCTTTTCAAAGTTTACCTGTAGATGAACAATTGGCTTTGTTCTGGTTTCTTTATAAAGAAATGGGCAAGTCTATAACTCCAGCAGCTCCTGGAGCAAGCACAGTGTCTGATAGTGTTGCTGAAGGTTTATTCAATCAAATTAAAGAACTACCATCAGAAGAACAACTACAGTTTCAGCGCGATTTGATTAATAACACAGATAATCAGTACAGTCGTATGTATGGTTCCATGAGCGATACTACGAAGTTACTATTTTGGTATCGCCTAGCTCAAGGTATGGATAATGCGACTATTATTTCTATGCCTCCTGGTTACAAGCTTTCTTCACAATCTCAAGAATTGCTCAATAAACTTAAGCAAGTTGAATTTGAGCAGCAAATGAATATTTTCCGCGATTACGTCTCTCCAATGGGGACTGAACCAAAGGCGGGTGCTGAAGTTTAGTATCTAGCTGAATAACAACAAAGCTCAAACTAGTTGTGTAATATCTGCAATTTTGCACTGATAACGACTGTTGTAGGGTGGGTGCTGCTCACCCTATATTCGTGTTTGAGTTTCAATATCTAAA
This genomic interval from Scytonema hofmannii PCC 7110 contains the following:
- a CDS encoding DUF2267 domain-containing protein; the protein is MKYGEFIKHVQSIAQLNSHEDAERATRATLETIRERIVGDEAKDLASQLPQELGEYLHGREGENGQAFSMQEFISLVSQKEGVDPVAAATHTRAVFAVLRNAVTPGEFQDFQANFSDDYAELFPVSPTMANC
- a CDS encoding DUF6335 family protein; translated protein: MAEEKSNQNFDTDDLPQVVTESYGTGVKDLPGNNIGDRKNKYDDPGNAEASPKLTGGDIDARWDLEATVGDEGVGGTVPTPDQDIVDDLGAAVGMEMNDKANLRTVDIFEQRDDRRWELDPMSSEDYEQRGQ
- a CDS encoding SDR family NAD(P)-dependent oxidoreductase, whose protein sequence is MDRRLKEKVAIITGAGAGIGEAIAHKFAKEGASVVVNGLPDDPIEDVVNSIRHYGGKAIAYAGDVSQEFHAQNCVQTAINAYGKLDILINNAGVFLATAELQDYPAEVFDDTIRMNLRSAFLMTKYALPHLHKTRGNIVSAGSEAGYNGLAYNTVYGGTKGWMHSFMLGVAVEQAKYGIRANCVCPGAIDTAWTHKEDSPMNAKMEKNLIDATPLARRGTPEEIANVYAFIASDEASYVTGALWLADGGVTTAKGSAGSDTPFWMRFAPKGELRLDHSKEGLENKQTQTLI
- a CDS encoding orange carotenoid protein N-terminal domain-containing protein, producing the protein MTFTQTNDPNVREHVQAFQSLPVDEQLALFWFLYKEMGKSITPAAPGASTVSDSVAEGLFNQIKELPSEEQLQFQRDLINNTDNQYSRMYGSMSDTTKLLFWYRLAQGMDNATIISMPPGYKLSSQSQELLNKLKQVEFEQQMNIFRDYVSPMGTEPKAGAEV